The nucleotide window AAGTTCAAGTATCTAATTGGACAGGAAAAAAGCTTCTATACTAAATTAAAATATGAAGCCAACTTGAAGTAGCAAAGAATATATTTACACAAAAAGATGATGAAACAGAAACAAAGAGGTACCCCATTTGCCACATGCCATGTGTCGCAagcaaattaaaaagaaagggtcCCACATGTAATTCTAGCCACAGCAATCATGGATATCCACGTGGGACCCCTTTTTTATTCACATGGGGATGTTCTCGTGATCCAACGCTCCAGGATTCACTCTCAAAACCACCCCATCTACACCGTCCATTTTGGTCCACAGTCTTCAATACCATCGGCTGTGCTTGTCCTTCCTTTGTCCCCTTTAATCAGGGCACCCAAACTCAACGCTGTCCCAACATGTGAAAGACAGCCATATCTGTTGCTGTCTAGGATCCATCCATCCAACCCACGCGCCTCTTAACGGAGCAAAAACCCCTTTTGATTGGTCATCGATGAAGCGCGTACGACACCGCGTGCGTGGGGCTCTATTATTTCTCATCAATGAAATGCATGCAAGAGGAGCTTAGATTATCGTCCCTATAAAACTAGTTAGCTGCCTTCGCATATCTCTCATCATCAACAACTCCaactcacggttttggcaaacaAAGAAATATAAAGGAATCCCACTGTAACCAATATCCCCAAGCCTTCTTCCTTTCAAGCAATTATATCATTTTAAGTTAGCAATGGAGAATGATCTCAACCTCAAGGCAACAGAACTGAGATTGGGATTACCTGGCAGTGATGAGCCCGAGAGACAAATGATCCCTAGGCCTAACAAGAGAACCTTATCTGACATTGTTTCTGAGGGATCAAGGTCAACCACAGAGGAAGATCATCAAGACACTGCTCCTCCTGCCAAGTATGtctgcatatatatataattgtgttCTAGAAACGTTTAGCCAAAACAAAAGTTTAGATTGTAATGGTTGGGTGAATGTATATGAATGAATGCAGGTTGCAAATTGTAGGATGGCCACCAGTCAGATCATACCGGAAAAATTGTTTACAAGGCAAGAAAGATGAGGTTGAAGGGGGGACAGGAATGTATGTCAAAGTAAGCGTTGACGGAGCTCCTTATCTCAGAAAGATTGATCTCAAGGTTTATAGAAGCTACCCTCAACTCCTCTTGGCTTTGGAAAACATGTTCAAGCTTACCATTGGTAAGATTTCAAAACATCCCCAACTGTTGTTTTCCCTTGACAAATCAAATGAAATCAACCCCATGATAAAAAGCTGTAGTTCTGATTGGTTTTTTTTATCTGCAATTTTAAAGGTGCATACTCAGAGAGGGAAGGCTACAATGGATCTGACTATGCTCCCACATATGAAGACAGAGATGGTGACTGGATGCTTGTTGGAGATGTTCCCTGGGAGTAAGTTCCTCCTTCAAACCTATTTCTCTTGAACTATTTATACATATGCCCTTTGTTCTTTCCAAAGTAAAGtcattaattttgttaatttccttGTGTTTACAGAATGTTCATCTCCTCTTGCAAGAGACTGAGAATCATGAAAGGGTCAGAAGCCAGAGGGTTGGGGTGCGTATGAGACGCCCAAAAATAGAACAAAACAAGGAGATTTTCTTTGGCTTGGATAATCCAAATTCCACAAGGAAGATGAAGTCTGCTCTTCCTGAGAAGTGAGAGATGCCATTTGCTAGAGGAAAGATTCAGAGATTAAAAAGACTGCATCCTTTTCAATCCAACCTTGGCTGGCTTTTAGCCTCCATTATTTCAAATACATGTACTTCTTTATAAATAGCATATACCACAAAACCAAAAGGCAGAAAAACAATGTAGAAATTCTTGAGAGACCCAACTGTACAAAGGAAATACTATTTGCTTTACAATTCTTTCCCCTGGTTAAGCATATATGTACAAGAtgattaaatgaaatgaaataaactatTAAGGTTTAATTGGTTTTCTAAACAGTTGtgtttcatttgaaaattttgtttcTTCTGTTATTACAAGATTTTACAGCAGCAAGAGATCCAGTTATTTTGGACTTTGGAGAAGGGAAGAAAGAAAGGCAACCCCTTCTTTCACCCCAAACAAAAAGAGAAACCCATTGATTAGTCAAAAGAAGAGAATATTTCTAGAACACTTGCCAACACAAGGATTGGAATTCTGTGTTAAGCATAGAATTTTCAAAGATCACACAATACAGATGCTCCCACTAGAGTAAACAAATCCTAGCTAGATGATATGGGATTTGAATTTTCATGCAATAAACACCAACAAAGAACTTGAAGATGCTGAGAGACAAGTGGAAAAATGAGGTGTTGTTTTCCATTTGCAATGGGAGCTTCAGAAAAAGTAACTAAACTAATAACACGGGCAGGACAAGTGGCTAGAGCAACCCAGAAATTCTCTTCTCTATGTAATGGTAACTCTAATTTAACTTGACTTACACCAAACAGCATTCAATTTTTCAAAATCGAAAAGAAAACTAAGATAAAACTCATGAAGCAATGGTCAACGCTCATTAGGTCAGTCGCCTACATACAAATTGGATGAAAGAACACAAGATTTAATCACAGATCGCAGTTGAGATCAAATGGACAAAAAATGGCAACAGAATCCAGTCGAGTTCTGAGATCTATCATCCAGATATGAGGAGAGGACAAAAGGTTAAGTTATTTTTTATACTATTCAATTTAGATAAAACTATTTTGATATGTACTGGTGTTCATTCATAACATGCTTGCCACATTATCAGAATAATAAACCAGGTTAAAGCATTCAAATTGATTTGTGAATCATCAATATCTTCATGGTAATTAATGATATTTCAGATGTTCAAAAAAGGTCAAACAAAGCTTATAAAACTAAAACTTGTAGAAGAAGCAATATTTTACAGAACAGACGAAGTGCTATACATCTGAAGCATACTGAGACTTACAAAAACTTTTGCATACAAAATGCAGGGACCTTGCCAAGTGCAATCAACTTATAGAAACATCATAAACACACTGGTTTAAACCATTAAAAAGGCAGGAGATTGTCACTGGCCATCGAAGAAAACATCCTTTCATCCTCATCTTGCAGAGAGCTCATTCTAGAATCTAGTATCTCCAACTGGGATCTCACCCAATGGGGAGTATTCCTACCTTCAATCCATAGAGCTTCTCCAGTATCCTTGTGCTTAAAATCTGGATATCTTGGGTTCCTCTGTACATGGAGGAAACAACATCAAGTTAAACAGCTAACACAAAGTGCTCAAAAATTTTCAATAGTAAATCATTTAATTCTGCTGCTCAATCATGCCACAAGCATAAAAGTAGTAACTCACCTACCTATCCCaatagaaatataatatttttcagCCAGGAAAGCAAACTCTTGTTCTGATTCAAAAGCAAAATCTAATATGATCTTCTTGATGCATGTAAAGCATTGGCAATTCAATGACTAAAGCTAACTCTTAAATCTCCTTCAATTTTAAAGGTCAAACAAGTAAATACAAACGCATACAACCACATCAAATATGATTGCAAAGCACTTCCAATTTCAACAATGAGATTAAACAGCTACCTTATTTTTCCTATTATCCCACCATTCAGTAGGATTGGCGAAAAAAGCTTGCCATAATTCCATAGCAGAACCCACATTATTCTCACCATTATAGCCAACTTTCCTATCTGCAACAATAAATCCAAGTTAGAGACTACGAATATAAGAAAAC belongs to Gossypium arboreum isolate Shixiya-1 chromosome 7, ASM2569848v2, whole genome shotgun sequence and includes:
- the LOC108482368 gene encoding auxin-induced protein 22D-like, whose product is MENDLNLKATELRLGLPGSDEPERQMIPRPNKRTLSDIVSEGSRSTTEEDHQDTAPPAKLQIVGWPPVRSYRKNCLQGKKDEVEGGTGMYVKVSVDGAPYLRKIDLKVYRSYPQLLLALENMFKLTIGAYSEREGYNGSDYAPTYEDRDGDWMLVGDVPWEMFISSCKRLRIMKGSEARGLGCV